From the Manihot esculenta cultivar AM560-2 chromosome 3, M.esculenta_v8, whole genome shotgun sequence genome, one window contains:
- the LOC110610370 gene encoding probable protein phosphatase 2C 34 codes for MVLFPSLFDGLARTVSIKKGRNSQKDVGKEAADALAKDARKSELMLSSSGTVKSNKSNNFTSVCSKRGQKGINQDRFIVWEEFGCQEDMIFCGIFDGHGPWGHVVAKRVKESVPSSLLCNWQESLALTSPDVDFGMELDRDLQQFDIWKQSYLKTYAAVDQDLKQNPDIDAFSSGTTALTIVKQGEQLIIANVGDSRAVLGTTSDDGSLVPVQLTIDFKPNLPEEAERITQSNGRVFCLHDEPGVHRVWMPNGKRPGLALSRAFGDYCVKDFGLISIPAVSQRSVTRRDRFVILATDGVWDVISNQEAVQIVSSTPDREKSAKTLVQCAARAWKYKKRGIAIDDISAICLFFHDSPSQKIDPLMVLKQA; via the exons ATGGTGCTTTTTCCATCTCTTTTTGATGGATTAGCTAGGACAGTATCAATCAAGAAAGGGAGGAACTCCCAGAAAGATGTAGGAAAGGAAGCTGCAGATGCTTTGGCAAAGGATGCAAGGAAAAGCGAGTTGATGTTGAGTTCCTCTGGCACTGTTAAGTCCAACAAGTCAAACAATTTTACCTCCGTCTGCTCGAAGAGAGGGCAGAAAGGAATTAATCAAGATCGCTTCATTGTCTGGGAG GAATTTGGTTGCCAAGAGGACATGATATTTTGTGGAATATTTGATGGGCATGGTCCATGGGGACATGTTGTTGCCAAAAGAGTTAAAGAATCTGTTCCTTCTTCTTTGCTGTGCAATTGGCAAGAAAGCCTTGCATTGACATCACCTGATGTGGATTTCGGAATGGAACTGGATAGAGATCTCCAACAGTTTGATATTTGGAAGCAGTCCTACTTGAAAACTTATGCTGCCGTTGATCAGGACCTTAAGCAGAATCCTGACATTGATGCCTTCAGCAGTGGTACTACAGCTTTAACAATCGTTAAACAG GGTGAACAACTTATTATAGCAAATGTTGGGGACTCTCGAGCTGTGTTGGGGACAACTTCTGATGATGGCAGTTTGGTGCCTGTTCAGCTTACCATCGATTTCAAACCCAATTTACCCG AGGAGGCTGAACGAATAACACAGTCCAACGGTCGAGTATTCTGCTTACATGACGAGCCAGGGGTGCATAGGGTATGGATGCCAAATGGGAAAAGGCCAGGACTAGCATTATCAAGAGCCTTTGGTGACTACTGTGTAAAAGATTTTGGGCTCATTTCCATACCTGCTGTGTCCCAAAGAAGCGTAACACGCAGAGATCGTTTTGTCATTCTGGCAACGGATGGG GTATGGGATGTTATTTCCAATCAAGAAGCAGTGCAGATTGTTTCTTCAACACCAGATAGGGAGAAATCGGCTAAAACGTTGGTGCAATGTGCTGCTCGTGCATGGAAATACAAGAAAAGGGGCATCGCAATCGATGATATCTCAGCCATATGCCTCTTCTTTCACGATTCACCATCTCAAAAGATTGACCCATTGATGGTCTTGAAACAAGCATAA
- the LOC110610371 gene encoding mediator of RNA polymerase II transcription subunit 20a: MPLKWVLHWQPNAGTTVNTQILNEVSQCVESINGVKEGRWKATLTSYKPMVREQSLTAEFPRDFLGISLPEQPDKYYFMIRGQRLVVEADSTIQTIMDKLQSYKSRVALCFEGFQYQLGDFQLRVGKVVPSHSENLRGIVMEVEYLPISSMEKARQIIEEFVDIWQEAISKRSLPGHFMHIEPNFAEYGLLDHYTPQHTAVQYATVVAQMIATQTVQAARN, from the exons ATGCCGCTGAAATG GGTTTTGCATTGGCAACCCAATGCAGGAACAACTGTCAACACCCAAATTCTCAACGAGGTCTCACAGTGCGTAGAGAGCATAAATGGAGTTAAAGAAGGGAGGTGGAAAGCTACTCTAACCTCCTATAAGCCAATGGTTCGAG AACAGTCGCTAACTGCGGAATTCCCTCGAGATTTCTTGGGGATTTCTCTGCCGGAGCAGCCAGACAAGTACTATTTCATGATTAGGGGCCAAAGGCTCGTTGTTGAGGCGGATTCAACAATTCAGACCATAATGGACAAACTTCAGTCCTACAAATCGAGAGTGGCGCTTTGCTTTGAG GGGTTTCAGTATCAACTTGGAGACTTTCAGTTGAGAGTGGGAAAGGTTGTTCCAAGTCATTCTGAGAACTTGAGAGGAATTGTTATGGAG GTTGAGTATCTTCCCATATCTTCAATGGAGAAAGCCAGGCAAATCATAGAAGAATTTGTTGATATATGGCAAGAGGCCATCTCAAAAAGATCATTACCTGGTCACTTTATGCATATAGAACCTAATTTTGCTGAGTACGGTCTGTTGGATCATTATACTCCACAACACACGGCTGTGCAATATGCCACTGTTGTGGCTCAAATGATTGCAACACAGACAGTACAAGCAGCAAGAAATTAA
- the LOC110612411 gene encoding pumilio homolog 24 encodes MAAKKHDGNKLKKRKQNPDVKNRTDSSASKKPKLVSSDTQTERLKKPFKPSKKAHNPSKLIKSESGKEKHEPQTKRERRLHAKELAEARKKKRKRHYTLEQELASLWEKMRQRNIAKEERSKLISEALQKMKGKIPEIASSHVSSRVLQTCVKYCSQTERDSVFEELKPHFLNFACNTYAVHLVNKMLDNASKKQLSEFILNLHGHVASLLRHMVGSVVIEHAYQLANATQKQELLMELYSTELQLFKDLTLMKESRLLDVIAKLNLQKGSVLRHMTAVVQPILEKGIVDHSIIHRVLIEYFSIVDKSSAAEVIQQLSGPLLVRMIHTKDGSRIGMLCIKHGSAKERKKIVKGMKGHMGKIAYDQYGSTVLAYIVSTVDDTTLVTKTVIRELQPILKELALDKNGRRPLLQLLHPNCSRYFSPDEMAAFNLTIPSLNAKDGESGDEDNSTKLTVVGTKESASPENVQLIDGGKKDPYLRRKELLVENGLAEKLIDVCIENAGELLRSNFGKHVLYEVATGGAGGILHPVLDDKLNALHEAIASLVAEPKSEEEHVLENFHSSRTIRRLIIDSPTFATTLWIKALKGNCGLWAQGHSSKVIYAFLESSDVKIKERANKELQPLIDGGILKKPENKQPGKEG; translated from the exons ATGGCGGCGAAGAAACACGATGGCAACAAATTGAAGAAGAGAAAGCAAAACCCAGATGTCAAGAATCGAACAGATAGTTCAGCGTCCAAAAAACCGAAGCTTGTAAGCTCCGATACCCAGACGGAGAGATTGAAGAAACCTTTCAAGCCCTCGAAGAAAGCACATAATCCGAGCAAGTTGATAAAATCAGAATCCGGTAAAGAGAAGCATGAGCCCCAAACAAAGAGAGAGCGACGACTTCATGCCAAG GAATTAGCAGAGGCtaggaagaagaaaaggaagcgGCATTACACTCTGGAGCAA GAACTTGCTTCTCTCTGGGAGAAGATGAGGCAGCGAAATATTGCCAAAGAAGAAAGATCTAA GTTAATTAGTGAAGCTTTACAAAAGATGAAGGGCAAGATTCCAGAAATTGCTAGTTCCCATGTTTCTTCGCGTGTTTTGCAG ACCTGCGTTAAGTATTGCTCACAAACTGAAAGAGATTCTGTATTTGAGGAGCTTAAGCCGCATTTTCTTAACTTCGCATGCAACACATACGCAGTTCATCTAGTAAATAAGATGTTAGATAATG CTTCTAAAAAACAGCTGTCAGAGTTTATCTTGAATCTCCATGGGCATGTTGCTTCTCTTCTTCGACACATGGTTGGATCTGTTG TCATTGAGCATGCATACCAACTTGCAAATGCAACTCAAAAACAAGAGCTTCTTATGGAGTTATATTCTACTGAGCTTCAGTTGTTCAAGGACCTTACCTTAATGAAAGAGAGCAG ATTGCTTGATGTGATTGCAAAGCTGAACCTACAAAAGGGTTCAGTCTTGCGACACATGACTGCTGTGGTTCAACCAATTCTTGAAAAAGGAATAGTTGACCACTCTATCATACACAGGGTACTGATAGAGTACTTCAGCATTGTTGATAAG TCCTCTGCAGCGGAAGTAATTCAGCAATTATCAGGTCCACTTCTTGTTCGAATGATCCATACAAAAGATGGATCAAGGATTGGTATGCTCTGTATTAAACATGGGAGTGCTAAG GAAAGAAAGAAGATTGTGAAAGGAATGAAAGGCCATATGGGCAAGATAGCGTATGATCAATATGGGAGCACG GTACTTGCCTACATTGTTTCAACTGTTGATGACACAACGCTTGTTACAAAG ACTGTCATACGTGAACTTCAACCAATTTTGAAGGAGCTTGCTTTGGATAAG AATGGAAGGCGCCCATTGCTGCAGCTTCTCCATCCAAATTGTTCACGTTATTTCAGTCCTGATGAAATGGCTGCTTTCAATTTAACTATTCCCTCTCTCAATGCCAAG GATGGAGAATCTGGAGATGAGGACAATAGTACGAAACTTACAGTGGTTGGGACCAAGGAGAGTGCAAGTCCTGAGAATGTTCAATTAATTGACGGTGGAAAAAAAGATCCTTATCTTAGAAGGAAAGAATTGCTGGTTGAGAATGGCCTTGCTGAG AAACTCATTGACGTATGTATTGAGAATGCAGGAGAGTTGCTCAGATCAAATTTTGGCAAACATGTGTTGTATGAG GTTGCAACTGGGGGTGCTGGTGGCATTCTCCACCCAGTGTTGGATGACAAGTTGAATGCTTTGCATGAAGCCATAGCATCACTTGTGGCAGAGCCTAAATCTGAAGAGGAGCATGTCTTAGAAAATTTCCACTCCAGTCGAACCATTAGAAGATTAATCATAGATAGCCCTACCTTTGCTACTACTTTATGGATAAAAGCTTTGAAAGGGAACTGTGGATTGTGGGCCCAAGGTCACAG TTCAAAAGTAATATATGCATTCTTGGAATCTTCGGATGTCAAAATCAAAGAACGAGCCAATAAAGAGCTTCAGCCATTGATAGATGGCGGTATTCTCAAAAAACCTGAGAACAAGCAACCAGGAAAAGAAGGGTGA